One Dictyoglomus turgidum DSM 6724 DNA window includes the following coding sequences:
- a CDS encoding ABC transporter ATP-binding protein, whose product MNEQEYLLYVKDLTKVFIIGGRFLGVKLVAVNKESFSILKDRPEIFTIAGETGSGKTTLARMILGLLEPTSGEILYKGVNIAKLNSKKERKAFMKEVQPIFQNPFEAFNPLKRVDSYLYETAVNFGVANNKNDASEIVNRILEVVGLSLKEIEKRYPHELSGGQLQRVSIARALITTPSLLVADEPVSMVDASLRMSIVNLFKELKENLGISVIYITHDLATAYYISDRIAIMYRGNIVEMGPVEKVMLNPLHPYTKLLIASVPEADIDKKWTGEIKLSTQEVKEFTKLGCKFSERCDEREDICINEEPKKVFVDDRWVMCHKFVKN is encoded by the coding sequence ATGAATGAACAAGAATACTTACTTTATGTGAAAGATTTAACGAAGGTATTTATCATAGGAGGTAGATTCTTAGGAGTGAAACTTGTGGCTGTCAATAAGGAGAGTTTTAGTATTTTAAAAGACAGACCAGAAATTTTTACTATTGCGGGGGAAACAGGTTCGGGTAAGACTACTCTTGCACGTATGATATTAGGGCTTCTTGAGCCCACATCAGGGGAAATCCTGTATAAGGGAGTAAATATAGCTAAGTTAAACTCAAAAAAAGAAAGAAAGGCTTTTATGAAGGAAGTTCAACCCATATTTCAAAATCCCTTTGAGGCTTTTAATCCTCTAAAAAGGGTAGATTCTTATCTTTACGAAACTGCAGTAAATTTTGGAGTAGCAAATAACAAAAACGATGCTTCAGAAATAGTTAATAGGATACTTGAAGTTGTAGGGCTAAGTTTGAAAGAGATAGAAAAAAGATATCCTCATGAACTTTCTGGAGGACAGCTTCAAAGGGTTTCCATAGCAAGAGCCTTAATAACTACTCCCTCTCTGCTTGTAGCAGATGAACCTGTATCTATGGTAGATGCTTCTTTAAGAATGTCTATAGTGAATCTTTTTAAAGAATTAAAAGAAAACTTAGGAATTTCTGTTATATATATAACCCATGATTTAGCTACCGCATATTATATAAGCGATAGGATTGCCATAATGTATAGAGGAAATATAGTAGAAATGGGACCAGTAGAGAAGGTTATGTTGAATCCTCTTCACCCTTATACAAAACTGCTTATTGCATCAGTGCCTGAGGCAGACATTGATAAAAAGTGGACAGGAGAGATTAAACTTTCTACCCAAGAAGTAAAGGAATTTACAAAATTGGGTTGTAAATTCTCGGAAAGATGCGATGAAAGAGAAGATATTTGTATCAATGAGGAACCTAAAAAAGTCTTTGTGGATGATAGGTGGGTTATGTGTCATAAATTTGTAAAAAACTAA
- a CDS encoding ABC transporter substrate-binding protein, with protein MKKISILLLFILLLSLLGSSVTFSQVLPKLPRHETLIVDALHGRLANPKDFNFWKPGVSVGNGTQQMLLDGLWYLDPQTGKTINALASSAPIYENNFKKMTVKLRSGIYWSDGKPFTADDVVFTVTYLMAHPGMSYSDAFNRYVSKVYKKDNYTVVFELKESVPAFHYLFTSIVYATCYIMPKHVFEKVQDPLKFEFNPPVSLGPYLLKQYDPQGYWWLFERRADWKRTSVGQLYGMPKPRYVLFIYYGPDEKKVMSQAQHQLDLIFDLTPEAWEILRKSNPYSRVWYKDFPWAWMDDVRARIMAMNLEKAPYNNKDVRWALTLATDIVDVVTSGFDGIARVNPLWICATESLLKEYYLPLEDWLKNFALEDGFKPWDPTVPDRIVDYAKKRGYTFSGNPREIFGIGWWKYAPDEAEKLLTKNGFKKVGGKWYLPDGTPWKITITAPANFEIHATRLAFAVADQWRKFGIDVNVETVEAGPFWNKWNLGDFEVGSYWEVPATDFYNFVQGYHSRFLKPTGQVATAGNQIRWKNPKLDALLDQLVNLQPESPKAKSIVMDILKLYVEEMPAPVFIINLKFNAQDHYYWTNFPTSDNSYMAPVWWWGQFKFILPFLQPTGRR; from the coding sequence TAGGTTCTTCTGTAACATTTTCACAGGTTCTTCCCAAATTACCAAGACACGAAACCTTAATTGTAGACGCTTTACATGGAAGACTTGCAAATCCTAAGGATTTTAATTTTTGGAAGCCTGGAGTTTCTGTGGGGAATGGAACTCAGCAGATGCTTCTTGATGGATTGTGGTATTTGGATCCACAAACGGGAAAGACAATAAATGCTCTTGCCTCATCAGCTCCAATTTATGAAAACAACTTCAAAAAGATGACAGTGAAACTTAGATCAGGTATATACTGGAGTGATGGTAAACCTTTTACTGCTGATGATGTAGTGTTTACAGTAACATATTTGATGGCACATCCCGGAATGTCCTATAGTGATGCCTTTAATAGATATGTCTCGAAAGTATATAAGAAAGATAATTATACAGTGGTTTTTGAATTAAAAGAATCGGTACCTGCATTCCATTATTTGTTTACATCTATTGTTTATGCTACTTGTTATATTATGCCTAAGCATGTATTTGAAAAGGTTCAAGATCCTTTGAAGTTTGAGTTTAATCCTCCAGTTTCTCTTGGACCCTATTTATTAAAACAATATGATCCTCAAGGATATTGGTGGCTTTTTGAAAGGAGAGCTGATTGGAAGAGGACCAGTGTAGGTCAGCTTTATGGAATGCCAAAACCAAGATATGTGTTGTTCATCTATTATGGACCCGACGAGAAGAAAGTTATGTCCCAGGCACAGCATCAGTTAGACTTGATTTTTGATCTAACTCCTGAAGCCTGGGAGATTTTGAGAAAGAGTAACCCCTATTCAAGGGTTTGGTATAAGGACTTCCCATGGGCATGGATGGATGATGTTAGAGCAAGAATTATGGCTATGAACTTAGAAAAGGCACCATATAATAATAAAGATGTAAGATGGGCATTAACTCTCGCTACCGATATAGTGGATGTAGTAACTTCTGGATTTGACGGTATTGCAAGGGTTAATCCTTTGTGGATCTGTGCCACAGAGTCTTTGTTGAAAGAGTATTACTTGCCTTTAGAAGATTGGTTGAAGAATTTTGCTCTTGAGGATGGATTTAAACCATGGGATCCTACAGTTCCAGATAGAATTGTAGATTATGCTAAAAAGAGAGGATATACTTTTTCGGGTAATCCGAGGGAGATATTTGGAATTGGTTGGTGGAAGTATGCTCCTGATGAAGCTGAGAAGCTCCTTACTAAGAATGGATTTAAGAAAGTTGGAGGTAAGTGGTATCTACCTGATGGGACACCTTGGAAGATTACTATAACTGCACCAGCTAATTTTGAGATTCATGCTACAAGGCTTGCTTTTGCTGTAGCAGATCAATGGAGAAAGTTTGGAATAGATGTGAATGTAGAAACAGTAGAAGCTGGTCCTTTCTGGAATAAATGGAATCTTGGAGATTTTGAAGTTGGATCTTATTGGGAAGTACCAGCGACTGATTTCTATAACTTTGTACAAGGTTATCACTCCAGATTCCTTAAACCAACAGGACAGGTTGCTACCGCAGGGAATCAAATTAGATGGAAGAATCCAAAACTTGATGCGTTATTGGATCAGTTAGTTAACCTACAACCAGAGTCTCCTAAGGCAAAATCTATAGTTATGGATATATTGAAGCTTTATGTTGAAGAAATGCCTGCACCTGTGTTCATAATTAACCTTAAGTTTAATGCTCAAGATCATTATTATTGGACCAACTTCCCAACTTCGGATAATTCCTATATGGCACCTGTTTGGTGGTGGGGACAATTTAAGTTCATATTACCATTCCTACAGCCAACGGGAAGAAGATAA
- a CDS encoding ABC transporter permease → MNFLKRYIIPRLIQYFIVIFIGITVVFLVPRLTPLDPVVTVLNRMTAYGAQYLDPSAIEKLKETMMELYGLKGNVLEQYLKFWGRLFKGDFGPSLSIFPTPVISIIMNSLPWTAGLLITVALLSWIIGNILGGLAGYYGDRNWAKILGLLAMTIYPIPYYIMALVLLILFAYVFPLFPMTGGYSVGLTPSFSLEFILNVLKHAFLPALSLILIGIGWWFLSMRSLTSTIVSDDYVVYAQIMGIPSRRILFQYVMRNALLPQITNLALQIGGIFSGSLITETVFSYPGLGQMLYMAINNGDYNLIMGIAVFSIVGIATAALLIDLLYPLFDPRVRYR, encoded by the coding sequence ATGAATTTTTTAAAAAGATATATTATACCGAGGTTGATTCAATACTTTATTGTTATTTTCATTGGAATTACTGTAGTATTCCTAGTTCCAAGATTGACGCCCCTTGATCCTGTAGTAACAGTCTTAAATAGAATGACTGCTTATGGAGCTCAATATCTTGACCCTTCAGCTATAGAGAAACTTAAAGAAACGATGATGGAACTTTATGGATTAAAAGGTAATGTCTTAGAACAGTATTTAAAATTTTGGGGGAGACTTTTTAAAGGAGATTTTGGACCTTCCCTTTCTATCTTTCCAACTCCTGTAATATCAATTATTATGAATTCTTTGCCATGGACTGCAGGCCTTCTTATTACTGTAGCTTTGCTTTCTTGGATTATAGGAAACATCCTTGGTGGGCTTGCGGGATATTATGGTGATAGAAATTGGGCAAAGATTCTTGGGCTTTTAGCCATGACAATATATCCAATTCCATATTATATTATGGCTTTAGTACTTCTTATTCTTTTTGCCTATGTATTTCCACTGTTTCCTATGACAGGTGGATATAGTGTTGGTTTGACTCCTTCTTTTTCTTTGGAATTTATATTAAATGTACTGAAACATGCCTTTTTACCAGCTCTTTCTCTTATTCTTATAGGTATCGGTTGGTGGTTTTTAAGTATGAGGTCTTTGACTTCTACTATTGTTTCCGACGATTATGTGGTTTATGCTCAGATTATGGGGATTCCATCCCGAAGAATACTTTTTCAGTATGTAATGAGAAATGCCCTTTTACCTCAAATAACTAATCTTGCTCTTCAGATTGGAGGTATATTTAGTGGCTCACTGATAACGGAGACTGTTTTTTCTTATCCGGGGCTTGGTCAAATGTTATATATGGCTATCAATAATGGAGATTATAACTTAATTATGGGAATTGCAGTGTTTTCTATTGTAGGAATTGCTACAGCAGCTTTATTGATAGATTTATTATATCCTTTATTTGATCCTCGGGTCAGGTATAGATGA
- a CDS encoding ABC transporter permease, whose amino-acid sequence MFLVIKDLYKSDKKFAFGFTVLMILIFLALISFLSPYDPKLWNVAPKNLPPSFKYILGTNSMGQDIFWNLTHAIKNSLFLGSLTAVISIFVGTLVGLVAGYLGGRTDRILMSINDSFIVIPSLPILILISSIIKQHISIVLIAVILSLFSWPWGGRQVRSIVLGLREREFTYTANFSGMDTLKIVLTEHLPFVIPWVMANFINTILWAIGMETTLAIYGLSSLETPTIGTTIYWALQYQALLRGIWWWIFTPVLIAILLFIALYLLSVSISNYLDPRTRLQRMRMKEGGLEA is encoded by the coding sequence ATGTTCTTAGTTATAAAAGATCTTTATAAAAGTGATAAAAAATTTGCCTTTGGATTTACTGTTCTGATGATATTAATTTTCTTAGCTTTAATTTCTTTTTTGTCTCCCTATGATCCAAAACTTTGGAATGTGGCTCCCAAGAATCTTCCTCCTTCTTTTAAGTATATATTAGGTACAAATTCTATGGGACAGGATATATTTTGGAATTTGACCCATGCTATTAAAAACTCTCTTTTCTTAGGTTCTCTTACTGCTGTTATTTCCATATTTGTTGGTACTTTGGTTGGACTTGTTGCTGGATATTTAGGGGGAAGAACAGATAGAATTTTAATGTCTATTAATGATAGTTTTATTGTAATTCCAAGCTTGCCTATACTAATTCTCATCTCTTCTATAATCAAGCAGCATATAAGTATAGTTTTAATTGCCGTGATTTTATCTTTGTTCTCTTGGCCCTGGGGAGGAAGGCAAGTGAGGTCCATAGTCTTAGGTCTTAGGGAGAGAGAATTTACCTATACTGCTAATTTTTCTGGTATGGATACCTTAAAGATTGTACTTACTGAACATTTGCCTTTTGTTATACCATGGGTAATGGCTAACTTTATAAATACAATTTTATGGGCTATAGGAATGGAAACTACCCTTGCCATATATGGACTTTCCAGTTTAGAAACTCCCACCATAGGAACCACTATATATTGGGCTCTTCAATATCAAGCCCTTTTGAGGGGTATATGGTGGTGGATTTTTACTCCTGTTCTTATAGCTATTCTACTCTTTATAGCTTTATACCTTCTTTCAGTGAGTATAAGTAATTACTTAGATCCAAGAACTAGGCTTCAAAGAATGAGGATGAAAGAAGGAGGCTTAGAAGCTTAA
- a CDS encoding ABC transporter ATP-binding protein, with amino-acid sequence MEVLRIENLRAYYVTSLYGVERRVRAVDNVNLEVLENEILGIAGESGCGKSTLLKTMIGLIKPPLTVLDGKILYKFNGEEIDIISKKDEITSLKWKVFSYVPQGSMSVLNPTRKIIKTFEDLLKVHLKIEDKGEIRKISEEHLKALGLPSEVLNSYPHQLSGGMRQRVTIALSTILKPKVIIADEATTALDVVVQRGVIQLLKKIQSEFKNSIVIVTHDMGVHANIADRIVIMYAGKILEIGSARDIFKNPLHPYTKYLIESLPKIGDKSLRKSVPGAPPSLLNPPKGCRFHPRCNMAMEICKKEVPALVDVKNGHKVACFLHSKEAEIHE; translated from the coding sequence ATGGAGGTTTTAAGGATAGAGAATCTAAGGGCTTATTATGTAACTTCTTTGTATGGAGTTGAAAGAAGGGTAAGGGCAGTGGATAATGTAAATCTTGAGGTTTTAGAGAACGAGATTCTTGGTATTGCTGGAGAATCGGGTTGTGGTAAAAGTACTCTCCTTAAGACTATGATTGGTCTTATAAAACCACCTCTTACAGTTCTTGATGGCAAAATCTTATACAAGTTTAATGGAGAAGAGATAGATATAATTTCTAAAAAAGATGAAATAACTAGCTTAAAGTGGAAAGTGTTCTCTTATGTACCTCAAGGATCCATGAGTGTGCTTAATCCAACCCGAAAGATTATAAAAACCTTTGAGGATTTATTAAAAGTACATCTTAAAATTGAGGATAAAGGGGAGATAAGGAAAATTTCTGAAGAACATTTAAAGGCCTTAGGGCTCCCTTCGGAAGTTTTAAATTCATATCCTCACCAACTTTCAGGAGGCATGAGACAAAGGGTTACAATTGCTTTAAGTACTATTTTGAAACCGAAAGTAATTATTGCTGATGAGGCAACTACAGCTCTTGACGTGGTAGTTCAAAGAGGGGTTATTCAGCTTTTAAAGAAGATTCAATCTGAATTTAAAAACAGTATTGTGATAGTTACTCATGATATGGGGGTTCATGCTAATATTGCTGATCGAATCGTTATTATGTATGCGGGAAAAATTTTAGAGATAGGATCAGCACGGGACATTTTTAAGAATCCCCTTCATCCTTATACTAAATATCTTATTGAATCTCTCCCTAAAATTGGAGATAAGAGTTTAAGAAAAAGTGTTCCTGGAGCTCCCCCTTCTTTATTGAACCCTCCTAAGGGTTGTAGATTTCATCCAAGATGCAACATGGCTATGGAGATATGTAAGAAAGAGGTTCCTGCTCTTGTAGATGTGAAAAATGGACATAAAGTAGCTTGTTTTTTACACAGTAAGGAGGCTGAAATTCATGAATGA